One region of Drosophila kikkawai strain 14028-0561.14 chromosome 2R, DkikHiC1v2, whole genome shotgun sequence genomic DNA includes:
- the LOC108070822 gene encoding putative odorant-binding protein A5 → MLVTCPTVDPVIKLIEELKKHKILPRLLPCKPSVLINVLYPCDIEIQPGDQIVITEVVIEPIIRFIADPEKFHTLIMVDLDVSPDSEWLLWLVGNFRGCDVVLGQTIAAYDNMRHTEGANIHRVVFLAYQQILELDFDEPYMPAGQTAGRSGFNCNRFARKYALGNPRACNFFLNEWQIRWTPQLLDNILPKAT, encoded by the coding sequence ATGCTGGTGACCTGCCCAACGGTCGATCCGGTGATAAAGCTGATCGAGGAGCTGAAGAAGCACAAGATCTTACCCCGTCTGCTTCCTTGCAAGCCATCGGTATTGATCAATGTCCTGTATCCTTGCGACATTGAAATACAGCCGGGCGATCAAATTGTGATCACCGAGGTGGTCATCGAGCCGATCATACGCTTCATTGCCGATCCGGAGAAGTTTCATACGCTGATAATGGTTGATTTGGATGTGTCGCCGGACAGCGAGTGGCTTCTCTGGCTGGTGGGCAACTTTCGGGGCTGCGATGTGGTCTTGGGCCAGACAATAGCAGCCTACGACAATATGCGGCACACGGAGGGTGCAAATATTCATCGGGTTGTATTTCTGGCATATCAGCAGATCCTAGAGCTGGATTTTGATGAGCCCTACATGCCCGCGGGCCAGACGGCGGGTCGCAGTGGATTCAATTGCAATCGATTTGCCCGGAAATATGCCTTGGGGAATCCCCGGGCCTGCAATTTCTTCTTAAATGAATGGCAAATCAGATGGACGCCCCAgcttttggataacattttaccAAAAGCGACATAA
- the LOC108070912 gene encoding N-acetylglucosamine-6-sulfatase-like, with product MIGLSLLLVPCILALLVAGDKLPNILLILTDDQDVELRGMFPMEDTVQLLGLAGALFHNAFTPTPVCCPARASLLSGMYAHNHGTRNNSVSGGCYGTHWRRVLEPRALPAILQHHGYNTFYAGKYMNDYKGQEVPPGWNEFHGLHGNSRYYNYTLRENAENVHYGATYLTDLLSNRTADFLKRAIQQKGSGDQQPFFAMVAPPAAHQPFTPAPRHEGVFSKKKAVRTPSFNHPKEDKHWLVRSSRLLPNETISTIDSYFRMRWETLLAVDEMVATLVAVLNESQSLDDTYIVYTSDNGYHLGQFAQPFDKRQPYETDIRIPLLIRGPGIAPESHIHTAVSLVDLAPTLLAWANVSTPAYMDGQSFHELLSTDSDGVPAGSFPRSLLIEYWGEGNRNTYNPECPWSEWDNLAQCTLDADCHCQDAWNNTYACIRSVRQRDDRIYCEFRDYENFLEAYDLQLDPHQMTNIAYDLLPIERALYSLRLKNLTQCSGHSCFV from the exons ATG ATCGGTTTAAGCCTCCTCCTGGTGCCCTGCATCCTGGCCTTATTGGTCGCCGGCGATAAGTTACCTAACATTTTACTCATACTAACAGACGATCAAGATGTGGAGCTCCGAGGCATGTTTCCCATGGAGGACACAGTTCAGCTATTGGGTCTTGCGGGCGCCTTGTTCCACAACGCTTTCACGCCCACGCCAGTTTGCTGTCCGGCGCGGGCCAGCTTGCTGAGCGGGATGTATGCCCACAACCATGGAACCCGCAACAACTCGGTGAGCGGCGGCTGCTACGGAACCCATTGGCGTCGGGTTCTAGAGCCACGGGCTCTGCCGGCCATTCTGCAGCATCATGGATACAATACCTTCTATGCGGGGAAGTACATGAACGATTATAAGGGGCAGGAGGTGCCGCCGGGCTGGAACGAGTTCCATGGTCTTCACGGAAACTCCCGCTACTACAATTACACGCTTCGCGAGAATGCCGAGAATGTCCACTACGGGGCAACGTACCTGACTGATTTGCTGAGCAATCGTACCGCTGATTTCCTAAAGAGAGCCATCCAACAAAAGGGATCAGGGGATCAACAGCCCTTCTTTGCAATGGTGGCTCCGCCGGCGGCACATCAGCCCTTTACGCCAGCTCCCCGGCACGAGGGCGTATTTTCTAAAAAGAAAGCCGTGCGAACGCCCAGCTTTAATCATCCCAAGGAGG ATAAGCACTGGTTGGTTCGTTCTTCGCGGCTGCTGCCCAACGAGACCATCAGCACCATAGACTCGTACTTCCGGATGCGGTGGGAAACTCTGCTGGCCGTGGATGAGATGGTGGCCACTCTGGTGGCCGTTCTTAATGAGTCGCAATCCCTCGATGACACCTACATAGTGTACACCTCGGATAATGGCTATCATTTGGGACAATTTGCACAGCCGTTCGACAAGCGTCAGCCGTACGAAACGGATATTCGCATACCATTGTTAATTCGGGGACCGGGCATAGCACCAGAGAGCCATATCCACACAGCCGTCAGTTTGGTGGACTTGGCGCCCACCTTACTGGCCTGGGCCAATGTCAGTACACCCGCCTACATGGATGGGCAGTCGTTTCACGAGCTTTTGTCCACCGACTCCGATGGAGTTCCCGCTGGATCTTTCCCGCGGTCCCTGCTCATAGAGTACTGGGGCGAGGGCAATCGCAACACCTACAATCCCGAGTGTCCCTGGTCGGAATGGGATAACTTGGCGCAATGCACCTTGGATGCGGATTGCCATTGCCAGGATGCCTGGAATAACACGTATGCTTGCATACGAAGTGTTCGACAAAGGGACGATCGCATTTACTGCGAGTTTCGTGATTATGAG AACTTTTTGGAGGCCTATGATCTGCAGTTGGATCCCCACCAGATGACCAACATTGCCTACGATCTCCTGCCAATTGAACGGGCTTTGTATTCACTGCGACTGAAGAATCTAACTCAGTGCTCTGGTCACTCGTGCTTTGTTTAG
- the LOC108070913 gene encoding baramicin A1-like, translated as MKSLGLIALAACAVLGGVAAEPQQTYDGRNGPHVFGTPGNQVYIRGQNEGTYSVPGVGGQFQNSPSQGAHVYTDEQGNTFVHRKNPGGPATHTISGPTLSAQNLGPSRLDGGLDAGGPPSARRSRQIHIARPDRTVDIGYGGVYVQRSRRSPQFHVERPDRSVDFGNSGFNVQRSRRSPQQENESFPFFIRRRRSPQQENESFPFLIRRRRDPQEENEGIPIIIRRRRSPQEENEGIPIIIRRRRSPQEENEGIPIIIRRRRDPQEENEGIPLIIRRRRGINDARVQGENFVARGDQAGVWNNNVSVWKRPDGRTVTLDQNGNAIVSGRRGTQRFS; from the exons ATGAAATCTCTGGGATTAATTGCGCTGGCTGCCTGCGCTGTCCTCGGCGGTGTCG CTGCGGAGCCGCAACAGACCTATGATGGCCGCAATGGGCCGCATGTCTTTGGTACGCCCGGCAACCAGGTTTACATAAGAGGACAAAATGAAGGCACCTACAGTGTGCCCGGAGTGGGTGGCCAGTTCCAGAATTCACCGTCGCAGGGAGCACATGTCTACACCGATGAGCAGGGCAACACCTTTGTGCACCGCAAGAATCCAGGAGGTCCAG CTACTCATACGATAAGTGGCCCCACCTTGTCGGCCCAGAATTTGGGCCCCAGCCGTCTGGATGGAGGTCTGGATGCTGGAGGGCCTCCAAGCGCCCGTCGCAGTCGGCAAATCCACATTGCCCGTCCTGATCGTACCGTAGATATTGGCTATGGCGGTGTCTATGTTCAACGGAGTCGTCGAAGCCCCCAGTTCCATGTGGAGCGTCCCGATCGTTCTGTGGACTTTGGTAATAGCGGCTTCAATGTCCAACGCAGTCGCCGTAGTCCTCAACAGGAAAATGAAAGTTTTCCATTCTTTATTCGACGCCGTCGTAGTCCTCAGCAGGAAAATGAAAGTTTTCCGTTCCTTATTCGACGCCGTCGTGATCCCCAGGAGGAGAATGAAGGTATCCCCATAATTATTCGACGCCGTCGTAGTCCTCAGGAGGAGAATGAAGGTATTCCCATAATTATTCGACGCCGTCGTAGTCCTCAGGAGGAGAATGAAGGTATCCCCATAATTATTCGGCGCCGTCGTGATCCTCAGGAGGAGAATGAAGGTATCCCCTTAATTATTCGACGCCGTCGCGGTATCAACGATGCCCGCGTTCAGGGCGAGAACTTTGTGGCCCGCGGTGATCAGGCTGGTGTGTGGAATAATAATGTTTCCGTTTGGAAGCGTCCAGATGGACGCACAGTTACATTGGACCAAAATGGAAACGCCATTGTCTCTGGTCGACGCGGTACCCAGCGT TTCTCCTAA